The nucleotide sequence ACTTTTACTTACTATGACCCTTATAGGATCCTTGTCTTTTTTCTTGGCGTATTTCACTGTCAAAGAAGGGTTATCTATCCTAACTGTATTTCCACCTACCATAATTGCATCAACCTCGGCTCTGAGCTGGTGCTGTCTTTGTTTATCTATAGGACAGCTTAGCTCACTATAACCTGTCTTAGTCGCAAGTCTTCCATCGATGCTTATTGTGGAAAAGATAATAGTGTAGGGTCTACTTTTCATTTTGTATTCACTTAGGTGATTTGATTACAGGTAAAACGAATCATTACTATATGCTCTTCTTTCTTCGTTTAAAAACTTCTATCATCTTCCTTGGGTTGTCCGTAGTTAGAGCGTCAATTCCAGATCTTTCTAGCTGTTCAGCCTGATCTAAATCATTAACTGTCCATGCGTCCAGTTTTAAACCACTCTGATGAGCAATTTTTACGTCCTCTTCAGTTGCAAGTTCATGATAAAATGCTAACCAGTCAGCCTTAACTTTCTTAGCAATTTCCAAAAACCAATTTATTCTACCCACAAAGATTATCCCTGTCGAGATTTTTTCCTCTATTTCCTTTATTCTCTTTATAGAGTCAAAATCAAATGATATTACGTTTACATTATCGACTAGTTCTCTCTCCTTTATTGCCTTTGCAACTCTTTCTTCAATTGATGGGTAAAAGGCACTTGACTTTTTGATTTCCACAACGTAATTAAAATTACCTACTGTTTCTAATACCTCTTCAAGGGTGGGGACCTCAATCCCCGTAACTTTTCTCAATCTGTCCAATGTTAACTCACTAACTTTAACCATCTTACTGTTTATTAGAACGGAATCGTCATGGAAAACAATCACTTTCTTATCACTGGATAAATGAACGTCCAGCTCTACTGCATCTACACCTAGATTTTTAGCTGTTAAAAAAGACTGTATAGTGTTCTCCTTTGCCTCTAATGGGGCACCCCTATGACCTATTATGAGCATAAAAATTATTGGTAAATGACATAAAAAAGTGTTTAGAATATACTAAGTGTTAACTTAGCTAGTCTTGAGTGACGTTAAATGCAATAAAGTTCAGAGTTGATTTGGTTGTAGAACAATATCTTTAATAAGGCACATACGCAAATTATTTAATCTTTCCTATTTATGTACGCTTTTTAATTTTGGAAGATTTTTAAATTTATATTTAAACTTCTTTATCTATTTTCCAACCCTAACTGTTAAGGTGCTGAACTTATTTCCAGTGACGTTCCCCCTGCATTATGATAAAAATAAAAAACGTTTATGACAAACCAGAGATTAACGACGGGATTAGAATATTGGTCGAGAGGACATGGCCAGCCTCTGTAACTAGAGGCTCTATCGATATGTGGCTTAGGGATCTTGCCCCTTCTGAAGAATTAATAACATGGTATAATTATGAACCGCAAAAATGGGAGG is from Sulfolobus acidocaldarius DSM 639 and encodes:
- a CDS encoding glycerophosphodiester phosphodiesterase, with protein sequence MLIIGHRGAPLEAKENTIQSFLTAKNLGVDAVELDVHLSSDKKVIVFHDDSVLINSKMVKVSELTLDRLRKVTGIEVPTLEEVLETVGNFNYVVEIKKSSAFYPSIEERVAKAIKERELVDNVNVISFDFDSIKRIKEIEEKISTGIIFVGRINWFLEIAKKVKADWLAFYHELATEEDVKIAHQSGLKLDAWTVNDLDQAEQLERSGIDALTTDNPRKMIEVFKRRKKSI
- a CDS encoding DUF488 domain-containing protein → MIKIKNVYDKPEINDGIRILVERTWPASVTRGSIDMWLRDLAPSEELITWYNYEPQKWEEFKRRYLEELRYNPKVKPLLMIVKMTKIVTFLYSGDPTYNNAVVLKEYIESLINKES